GCCGCCAAGACGACGCTCAGCTCCGTCAAGGGCGCCACCGAGCTGGGCCGCGACGCCACCAAGATTGGCAGCACCTACCGCCAGGCCTCCAAGGCCTTCAAGGCCGCTGCTCCCGAGGCCACCCGCGCCGCCCGCTTCGCCGCCGCCTCCACCGCCACCAAGGAAGTCCTGGGCGGTGCCACCAAGGTGAACGAGATCGCCAGCGCCGCCCGCGGCGCCGTGTCGGACCTGGTCGGCGGCGCCCGCCGCGCCGTCCCCAGCATCATGGGCGGTGGCACCACCAAGGCCGCCAACCGCGCGCTCACCACCGCCGCCAAGGAGGCCGCTGGCGCCGCCGTCGCGAAGACCGCCGCGAAGACCGCCGCCAAGGCCGGTGGCCGCTTCGTCCCGGGCCTCAACGTCGCCATCGCCGCCGCCGACGCGGCCACGGCCTACGCCACCGTGCGCGACCCCAAGGCCAGCACCACCAAGAAGGTGGCCAGCGTCGTCACGGCGCTCGGCTCGGCCGCGGCCGCCACCAACATCCCGGTGGTCAGCCAGGCCGGCGCCGCCGTCTCCGCCGTCTCCAGCTTCGTCGGCGGCCTGTTCGGGTAGTTCTGCTACAAGCGCCCAGGTGTCCGTGGCGCTGTCGTGTCCCACTCCGGGCCCCACGTCACGGGCCCGGAGGCGTCGCGGTGAAACGGCATCCTGGCATCCCTGAGCCCACTCGGGGCGCTGATCCCACCCGTCCCCGAGTGCAGCGCATCTCCCTCATGGACACCTCGTCCGTCCCGCTCCCCGAGGCCCGGCTCTCCTCGAGCGAGCCCATCCGCGTCTCCGTTCCGCCCGCGCCTCCGCTGACCGAGGAGGAGCTCATCCGCCGCTTCAACCAGCTGCTGCGCGAGCACGCCCGGCTGCGCGCTCGCGAGCCCGGTGAGCCCGTCGAGCTGGGGGACGACGTCCAGCTGGACATCATCGGCTACGCCAACGAGAAGCTCATTCCCTTCAGCATCCGCGGCGAGCTGTGGATGGAGCTGGCTCCCCAGGACGAGCTGCCGGGCTTCGCGGAGACCCTGGCCGGCTCGGCCGTGGGCGACTGCGTGGGCATCGAGCTCGTCCTGCCGGACACCTACCCCGTCAAGTCCCTGCGCGGGGTGAGGGCCCGGTTCATGGTGGACCTCATGGCCGCTCGGGAGGTGGTGCTGCCGGATCCCGAGTCCGAGGAGTTTCTGCGCCAGCTCGGCCGGGGCAGCACGCTCCCGGAGGTGATGAACGCCCTGGGCCAGGAGCTGCTCCAGGAGCACGAGGACGCGCGGTGGCTCGACGCGCAGAACCGGGTGCTGGACGTGCTCGCCTCCCGCCTGGAGGTGAAGCTACCCGAGTCCCTCATCGACGAGGAGATCCGCCGCCGCTGGGAAGCCTCCGAGGGCCCCACGGTCCGCGAGAAGAACTTCTCTCCGGCCGAGACCCATGAGGCGCTCCAGGCCTGGAGGACGGACCCTGCCACGCGGGCGGAGGTGGAGCGGCGGCTGCGCGTCTCGATGGCGCTCAAGGCCGTGGCCGAGCGGGATGGCCTGCGGCTCGAGCACAATGAAGTCTTCGGCGTCCTCGAGAAGTACATGGAGGCCTACGGGCTGAAGGCTTCGGAGGTGCGAGAGGCGCTCGCGACGCCCGAGACCGCCGCGCCCCTGCGCAACCTCGCCTGGCACCTGCGCACCGTCGAGCACGTGATGGAGCAGGCGGAGATCCACTTCGAGGGCGGCGACGCCTGAGCGTGCTCGGGAGGCGTCGCCGAAGTTCGTGTGCCTCGCTGGCTCAGGGCGTGAAGACGATCCCCTCGAGAGCGCCGTACGCGTAGAGGACGCCGAAGGCGTAGGCCGTGACGAGGTAGGACGTGTTGAGCTTGCGGGCCAGCCGAGCATCCTCGGAGCTGTAGAGCCCGTCGGGGCCACGCAGCGCCAGCGCGGTGCCCAGTGAGGCGGCGGACACGGCGAGGCTCGTCCCCTGCATCACCGCCAGCACGGTGCCCCGGGTCCGCCGGCCGTGCTGGAAGTGGCCGACGCCGAAGGGCACCAGGTACCAGGCCTTCGAGGGCCGTGCCGACGCCTGGAGCGCTGGCCTCGGAGCTGACTTCGGAGCGGGTGGCGGGGCGGGCACGAGCACGGGAGGACGGCGCTCGGCGGCCAGCGTGGCGATGCGCTCTCGGTGCACGGCGCGCACGCGCTCCACGAAGGCGACGAAGTCCGGTGGGTACAGCAGCGGGTCCAGCTTCGTGTCAGGGTTCACGGCGAGCCCCAGCACCGCCTCGTGCTCCGCGCGGGCGGCGTCCTCCTGGGCGTGGTACGTGGCGGCCAGCAGCAGGTGGGCCTCGGCCTCCAGCTCCGCGCCTTCCAGGCGCAGGGGGTAGAGGAGCGCCTCCAGTTCGGTGCGGGCCTGGGCCAGCTCGCCGGACTGGTACGCCGCGCGGGCTGGCTCCAACGGAGAGGCGAGTGTCAGCACCATGCTCAGGACGAGGCTCGTCATGGCGTTCCCTCCAGCTTCACCTCGAGGCGGCGGCCCGCTACCGCGTCCACCTCGCGCCGCAGGGCAGTCCCCCCTGGCAGCCGGGCCGTGATGACGTGTCGTCCGTGCTCGAGGTACACGGAGCCCGAGAGCGGCGCGCTGCCCGCCTCCACGCCATCGATGAAGAGGCGGGCGCCCGTCGGGGCGGTGATGAGCGCCTCGGCCTTGCTCACCTGGAGCGTCACCTCGCGCGTCACCGTCTCTCCGGCCGTCACCTGGACTACCTCTTCCACCGTGTCACACAGCGGGTTGACGAAGCGCAGGAGGTGCTCGCCTGGAGCGAGGCTCACCTCACGCACGCGCGGCGTGTAGCCGCGGCTCTTCCCGTCCACGAACACCTCGGCCCAGGGGCGCACCGTCACCTTCAGGGTCGCGGGCCTCGCGGGCTCGGTGGCCGGGGGAGCTTCGGTGGTGGCGGCGCTCGACGGCGTGGGGCTCACGGGCTCCGCGGGCTGTGGCTTCGCGGGGGGGGAGGAGGCCACGGTGGCTCCGATTGAGCCAGCTGGCGTGGACGCCGTGCGTGGCGTCACCGTTCGCTTCCCGCCGGGCCTCTGCTTCTTCGGCACCGTGGGCGAGTCCACCGCGGCAGGCTCCGGTGCGGCGGCGACTGCTTCCAGCTGGGGAGGTGGCGGGGCGCTCGCGGCAGACGGAGCGCTCGCCGCCTCCGGGCTCCTCGACTCCGGGGGACGCTGCGACTCCGGGGCCGATGGCGCGGGTGGAGGCGGCTGCGTGAGCCACCAGTACGCGCCGAACCCTCCAGCGACGGCGATGACGCCGGCCACCGCCAGGCCCACCGTGAGCGCTCTGGGCCGTCGGGCCCTGGGCCGCTCGCGCAGCAGGGCGACGACTTCGGGCGAGTCCGGCCGGAGCGCCAGGGCGCCATTGAGCACCTTCGCGGCCCGCGCTCCCTCGCCCTCCGCCAGCAGCGCGCGGCCCTGGCTCAACAGCTCCTGGAACCGGGCCTCGCGCCGGCGCGAGGCGTAGCCCGTCGGATCCTGGAAGAAGGCCCGGGACTCCTCGGCTGGGGGCCCGGCGATGCGGCTCACCACTTCCTCCAGCAGGGGCGCCAGCGCCTCTCCGGTCGCGGGCCGATCGCGTGAGTCCCTCGCGAGGCAGCGTGAGACCAGGGCGCTCAGCGGCTCGGGCGTGCCGGGGACCAGCTCGGTCAGGTGCGGCACATCCTTCGTGAGCACGGCGGTCGCCAGGTACGCGGCGCCCTTTCCCGCGTGGGGCGTGGAGCCGGTGCACAGCTCGAAGAGGATGACGCCCACCGCATACACGTCCGAGGCGGGCGAGAAGGCGCCGGTGTCGATGCGCTCGGGAGCCATGTACGGCAGCGAGCCGGTGATGGCGCCGGTGCTCGTCAGCCGCTCCTGATCCGCGAGCGCGGCGATGCCAAAGTCTGCCAGCTTCAGCGGGCCGCCTCGGGCCACCAGGACGTTCTCCGG
The window above is part of the Hyalangium gracile genome. Proteins encoded here:
- a CDS encoding trigger factor encodes the protein MDTSSVPLPEARLSSSEPIRVSVPPAPPLTEEELIRRFNQLLREHARLRAREPGEPVELGDDVQLDIIGYANEKLIPFSIRGELWMELAPQDELPGFAETLAGSAVGDCVGIELVLPDTYPVKSLRGVRARFMVDLMAAREVVLPDPESEEFLRQLGRGSTLPEVMNALGQELLQEHEDARWLDAQNRVLDVLASRLEVKLPESLIDEEIRRRWEASEGPTVREKNFSPAETHEALQAWRTDPATRAEVERRLRVSMALKAVAERDGLRLEHNEVFGVLEKYMEAYGLKASEVREALATPETAAPLRNLAWHLRTVEHVMEQAEIHFEGGDA
- a CDS encoding serine/threonine-protein kinase encodes the protein MTGELLAGRYQLEQELGRGGMATVFLATDLRLARRVAVKVMHPGGDASRTERFRREAELVASLKHPNVLEIHDFGEDTARGPFLVCEWVQGETLRELAQRLSPVPAEAAAVLGWALALALGEAHARGVVHRDVKPENVLVARGGPLKLADFGIAALADQERLTSTGAITGSLPYMAPERIDTGAFSPASDVYAVGVILFELCTGSTPHAGKGAAYLATAVLTKDVPHLTELVPGTPEPLSALVSRCLARDSRDRPATGEALAPLLEEVVSRIAGPPAEESRAFFQDPTGYASRRREARFQELLSQGRALLAEGEGARAAKVLNGALALRPDSPEVVALLRERPRARRPRALTVGLAVAGVIAVAGGFGAYWWLTQPPPPAPSAPESQRPPESRSPEAASAPSAASAPPPPQLEAVAAAPEPAAVDSPTVPKKQRPGGKRTVTPRTASTPAGSIGATVASSPPAKPQPAEPVSPTPSSAATTEAPPATEPARPATLKVTVRPWAEVFVDGKSRGYTPRVREVSLAPGEHLLRFVNPLCDTVEEVVQVTAGETVTREVTLQVSKAEALITAPTGARLFIDGVEAGSAPLSGSVYLEHGRHVITARLPGGTALRREVDAVAGRRLEVKLEGTP